From the genome of Halorussus caseinilyticus, one region includes:
- a CDS encoding 5-formyltetrahydrofolate cyclo-ligase encodes MDKQALRERIWDHLETEGIARFPFPPHDRIPNFEGAGNAADRLAETDEWQSADALKANPDAPQLPVRRRALREEKTVYMAVPRLRDEKPFYELDPAEIPPEEYDSAPTISHVESHARQVGPDEVPEIDLVVSGSVAVTAAGARVGKGEGYSDLEYAVLRELELVGPETPVATTVHDSQVVEEDVPVEDHDVPMDLVVTPTRTIRTETEFERPTGVFREELTDERIAEIPVLRER; translated from the coding sequence ATGGACAAACAGGCCCTCCGCGAGAGAATCTGGGACCACCTCGAAACCGAGGGCATCGCGCGGTTTCCCTTCCCGCCCCACGACCGCATCCCGAACTTCGAGGGGGCCGGGAACGCCGCCGACCGACTCGCAGAGACCGACGAGTGGCAGTCTGCCGACGCCCTCAAAGCCAACCCCGACGCGCCTCAACTGCCCGTCCGTCGGCGCGCGCTCCGGGAGGAAAAGACCGTCTACATGGCCGTGCCGAGACTCCGTGACGAGAAGCCCTTCTACGAACTCGACCCCGCGGAGATTCCGCCCGAGGAGTACGACAGCGCGCCGACCATCTCGCACGTCGAATCGCACGCCCGGCAGGTGGGTCCCGACGAAGTGCCGGAAATCGACCTCGTGGTCTCGGGGAGCGTCGCCGTCACCGCGGCGGGCGCGCGAGTCGGCAAGGGCGAGGGGTACAGTGACCTCGAATACGCGGTCCTCCGGGAGTTGGAACTCGTCGGTCCGGAGACGCCAGTCGCCACGACGGTCCACGACTCGCAGGTGGTCGAAGAAGACGTGCCGGTCGAAGACCACGACGTGCCGATGGACCTCGTGGTGACACCGACGCGAACGATTCGGACCGAAACCGAGTTCGAGCGACCGACGGGCGTGTTTCGAGAGGAACTGACAGACGAGCGAATCGCGGAGATTCCGGTGCTTCGAGAACGTTAG
- the endA gene encoding tRNA-intron lyase, with the protein MDGRLRDDEVVVGGDARQRYYDSSGYGRPLGGQEVALSRVEAAYLLFKGDIDSVEKMGFREFLADAGEEITTRFLVYADLRDRGFYLSPARDGWVDAPRSNSDFVVYPRGKGPWDDAVLYQIRVASERADVPAEELGDVVLAVVDEESEITYLETDRADLRGSSGTDLPRGVPGNVVDDRVLVWDPPETLHERGFYGQPLDGRDPNRDVPSALQLSLVEAAYLASEGVLSLDADAETVRERGREVEGARFDRRLRVYRALRERGVVPKTGFKFGADFRTYADVESVDDLGHSECLIRVLPADHVFSPRDLALDVRLAHGVRKRMIFALVGPNEEITDWISVGRLTP; encoded by the coding sequence ATGGACGGACGCCTGCGTGACGACGAAGTGGTGGTCGGCGGTGACGCCCGCCAGCGCTACTACGACTCCAGCGGGTACGGCCGACCGCTCGGCGGGCAGGAAGTCGCACTCTCGCGGGTCGAGGCCGCCTACCTGTTGTTCAAGGGCGACATCGACAGCGTGGAGAAGATGGGCTTCCGAGAGTTCCTCGCCGACGCGGGCGAGGAGATAACGACCCGGTTTCTGGTGTACGCCGACCTGCGGGACCGAGGGTTCTACCTCTCGCCTGCCCGCGACGGGTGGGTCGATGCCCCGCGGTCGAACTCCGACTTCGTGGTCTACCCCCGCGGGAAGGGACCGTGGGACGACGCGGTTCTCTACCAAATCCGGGTCGCCAGCGAGCGCGCAGACGTGCCCGCCGAGGAGTTGGGCGACGTGGTACTCGCGGTGGTGGACGAAGAGAGCGAGATTACTTACCTCGAAACCGACCGGGCCGACCTCCGGGGGAGTTCGGGCACCGACCTCCCGCGGGGCGTTCCGGGCAACGTGGTAGACGACCGCGTGCTGGTGTGGGACCCACCCGAGACGCTCCACGAGCGAGGCTTCTACGGCCAACCGCTCGACGGCAGGGACCCGAACCGGGACGTGCCGAGCGCGCTCCAGTTGTCGCTCGTGGAGGCGGCCTATCTCGCCAGCGAGGGCGTCCTCTCGCTCGACGCGGACGCCGAGACGGTCCGCGAGCGCGGCCGGGAGGTCGAAGGCGCGCGATTCGACCGACGGCTTCGGGTGTACCGGGCGCTCCGGGAGCGCGGTGTCGTCCCCAAGACCGGATTCAAGTTCGGGGCGGACTTCCGGACCTACGCCGACGTGGAGTCGGTCGATGATTTGGGCCACTCGGAGTGTCTAATTCGCGTGCTTCCGGCCGACCACGTGTTCTCGCCGCGGGACCTCGCGCTCGACGTGCGTCTCGCTCACGGGGTCAGGAAGCGGATGATTTTTGCGCTCGTAGGACCGAACGAAGAGATAACCGACTGGATTTCCGTAGGCCGACTGACGCCATGA
- a CDS encoding Gfo/Idh/MocA family protein, producing MNFGVISTANIGRAAVVPAIRATDHDVLAVASRDPESADAFADAFGVPRAYGSYDELLADDDVDAVYNPLPNALHAEWTKKAADAGLHVLCEKPLAVSADQAREVGDYCAERGVTLMEAFMYRYHPRTERAVEIVREELGDVRSVKAAFQFPMDDPENVRLDSDLAGGSLMDVGCYAVSAARRFLGEPDRAYATTHDAGDYGVDTKLAGVLEYGEGKTAEVSCGFETADAQWYRVEAENGWLEAREAFVPRGEGGVELEYEVGGRHAVETFDPTDQYRLEVEHFAACVEAGRTPHTDADEAVRNMETIDALYESAERGESVEVEGR from the coding sequence ATGAACTTCGGCGTCATCAGCACTGCCAACATCGGGCGCGCGGCGGTCGTCCCCGCGATTCGAGCCACTGACCACGATGTCCTCGCGGTCGCTTCGCGCGACCCGGAGTCGGCCGATGCGTTCGCCGACGCGTTCGGCGTCCCGCGTGCGTACGGTTCCTACGACGAACTGCTCGCGGACGACGACGTGGACGCGGTGTACAACCCCCTGCCGAACGCACTCCACGCCGAGTGGACCAAGAAGGCCGCCGACGCGGGACTCCACGTCCTCTGCGAGAAACCCCTCGCGGTCAGCGCCGACCAAGCCCGCGAAGTCGGCGACTACTGCGCCGAGCGAGGCGTGACCCTGATGGAGGCGTTCATGTACCGCTACCACCCCCGAACCGAGCGCGCGGTCGAAATCGTCCGCGAGGAACTGGGCGACGTTCGCTCGGTGAAGGCCGCCTTCCAGTTCCCGATGGACGACCCCGAGAACGTCCGCCTCGACTCGGACCTCGCGGGCGGGAGTCTGATGGACGTGGGGTGTTACGCGGTCAGCGCGGCCAGACGCTTCCTCGGGGAACCCGACCGAGCGTACGCGACGACCCACGACGCGGGCGACTACGGCGTAGACACGAAACTCGCGGGCGTGTTGGAGTACGGAGAGGGGAAAACGGCGGAGGTGTCCTGCGGGTTCGAGACTGCCGACGCCCAGTGGTACCGCGTCGAGGCAGAGAACGGGTGGCTCGAAGCGCGCGAGGCGTTCGTCCCGCGCGGCGAGGGCGGCGTCGAACTGGAGTACGAGGTGGGCGGCCGCCACGCAGTCGAGACGTTCGACCCGACCGACCAGTACCGACTGGAGGTCGAACACTTCGCGGCGTGCGTCGAGGCGGGTCGGACTCCGCACACCGACGCCGACGAAGCGGTCCGGAACATGGAGACTATCGACGCGCTGTACGAGAGCGCCGAACGCGGCGAGTCCGTCGAGGTGGAGGGTCGATAG
- a CDS encoding right-handed parallel beta-helix repeat-containing protein, with the protein MADKVLFQTDDALSETNLAARRARDNSTDYVERGLAVTPDWANGKFDVSAGHAVLKKNVKAYDVFADPRSGLSLADSSGTNYVFLVVDPSNRNDVTIEVNADGSAPGSPSLLIQKLDAAAKTSSAVNRRPSASYDSISGVADTFVTSTSELESAFANLSAGETLRIAQPDTPYRPGQWLDIDANYVTVLAESQFARDGQPLIKPADGSNVGGVRVGHDSATKHVRVEGLGFHGNSGNMSGTAKRLHAFVADQNASHVTFRDNYATQTHPYHELNSGGSGFTVRKNAANVELVGNRVDDIGDRGIQAAGTNLLVRGNVLTNGYGDSISLNVTEPDDDSYIAKNASVVNNFGRDNAKGSIVAFGKSASRNTTPRSERGYFAVVGNVGAGQHRKLIQFGRNAVNVKAVSAIGNVGDGRNADHFGIRSAVRSEDSWVNISNNILLGYNYGGVRVTKGHNVNVSNNLIAGVGGEGIVTSGYSNHKVTGNIVRNAGTVGVKMVNQMAPATVAQNQIRFCQEQGIVVNQGGTASDRGVTVYGNSLDANNQGSNGVPELDVQTQNVLAFGNHVATRGGSASFSDAGSGNLWVGNMAPADGSAWSLGSATGVRTMANRPNPAGEGFVVTTPDGTAEYEITVDNNGSVTTTQL; encoded by the coding sequence ATGGCTGACAAAGTTCTCTTTCAGACCGACGACGCACTAAGCGAAACCAATCTCGCCGCTCGCCGTGCGCGCGACAACAGCACAGACTACGTTGAGCGCGGACTCGCGGTTACGCCCGACTGGGCGAACGGCAAGTTCGATGTCAGTGCCGGACACGCCGTCCTCAAGAAGAACGTGAAAGCGTACGATGTCTTCGCCGACCCCCGGAGTGGTCTCTCACTGGCCGACTCATCGGGGACGAACTACGTCTTCTTGGTCGTAGACCCCAGCAACCGGAACGACGTGACAATCGAAGTCAACGCCGATGGCTCTGCTCCGGGCAGTCCCTCGCTGTTGATTCAGAAACTCGACGCGGCCGCCAAAACCTCGTCGGCGGTGAACCGCCGACCCTCCGCGAGTTACGACTCGATTTCGGGCGTAGCCGACACGTTCGTCACTTCGACTTCGGAACTCGAATCTGCGTTCGCTAACCTCTCTGCTGGCGAAACGCTCCGTATCGCGCAACCCGACACGCCGTACCGACCGGGTCAGTGGCTCGACATCGACGCCAACTACGTCACCGTCCTCGCCGAAAGCCAGTTCGCGCGGGACGGTCAGCCGCTAATCAAGCCCGCAGACGGGAGCAACGTCGGTGGAGTTCGGGTCGGGCACGACTCCGCGACGAAACACGTCCGCGTCGAGGGACTCGGCTTCCACGGGAACAGTGGGAACATGTCCGGAACGGCGAAGCGTCTCCACGCGTTCGTCGCCGACCAGAACGCCTCCCACGTCACGTTCCGCGACAACTACGCGACCCAGACCCACCCGTATCACGAACTCAACTCCGGTGGGAGCGGGTTCACCGTTCGGAAGAACGCGGCGAACGTCGAACTCGTCGGAAATCGCGTCGATGACATCGGTGACCGGGGCATCCAAGCCGCTGGTACGAACCTCCTCGTCCGCGGCAACGTCCTCACGAACGGCTACGGTGACAGTATCTCGCTCAACGTCACGGAACCCGACGACGACTCGTACATCGCCAAGAACGCGAGCGTCGTCAACAACTTCGGACGCGACAACGCGAAGGGTAGCATCGTCGCGTTCGGGAAGTCGGCTTCGCGGAACACGACCCCGAGGAGCGAGCGGGGTTACTTCGCCGTCGTCGGGAACGTGGGAGCGGGCCAACATCGCAAACTCATCCAGTTCGGGCGAAACGCGGTCAACGTGAAGGCGGTGTCGGCTATCGGGAACGTCGGTGACGGGCGGAACGCCGACCACTTCGGCATCCGAAGCGCGGTCAGAAGCGAGGACTCGTGGGTGAACATCAGTAACAATATTCTGCTCGGCTACAACTACGGCGGCGTCAGGGTCACGAAGGGTCACAACGTCAACGTCTCGAACAACCTCATCGCGGGCGTCGGTGGCGAGGGAATCGTCACTTCGGGATACTCGAATCACAAGGTTACCGGAAACATAGTTCGGAACGCCGGAACCGTCGGTGTCAAAATGGTGAACCAGATGGCTCCTGCGACGGTCGCTCAGAACCAGATTCGTTTCTGTCAGGAACAGGGAATCGTCGTCAATCAGGGCGGCACCGCCAGTGACCGCGGCGTCACCGTCTACGGCAACTCGCTCGACGCGAACAACCAAGGCAGTAACGGCGTCCCGGAACTGGATGTCCAAACTCAGAACGTACTCGCCTTCGGGAACCACGTAGCGACCCGCGGCGGGAGCGCCTCGTTCTCCGACGCCGGAAGCGGAAATCTCTGGGTCGGAAACATGGCTCCCGCGGACGGGAGTGCGTGGTCGCTGGGGTCCGCGACGGGAGTCCGAACGATGGCGAACCGGCCGAACCCGGCCGGGGAAGGCTTCGTCGTGACGACACCGGACGGCACTGCCGAGTACGAGATTACCGTGGACAACAACGGGTCCGTCACGACGACGCAGCTCTGA
- a CDS encoding endonuclease NucS domain-containing protein: MTETVHVYAGECTTTHRSSDDSCHQRGRVVVVHKPDGTVLVHDAEGYQPVAWLTRAEAVHRETDGDGGFAIVAVKDRERLRVESHGDPDHARHDATPAGTRVGTCRKCDGTLVRARGAVTCLDCPAEYGLPRDAAMLDSTCDCGLPRMAVERGARFELCVDRDCEDLDGAVRERFDREWSCPDCDGDLRVLRERTLYLGCENSPDCEETFTLPDRSVVGTCDCGLPRVPSDSGRGDDPTCRGDSRCLDADCDETPETV; encoded by the coding sequence GTGACCGAAACCGTCCACGTCTACGCCGGAGAGTGTACGACGACCCATCGGAGCAGTGACGACTCCTGCCACCAGCGAGGCCGAGTCGTAGTCGTCCACAAGCCGGACGGAACCGTCCTCGTCCACGACGCCGAGGGGTACCAACCGGTCGCGTGGCTTACCCGCGCGGAGGCAGTCCACCGCGAAACCGACGGCGACGGGGGCTTTGCCATCGTCGCCGTCAAGGACCGCGAGCGCCTCCGCGTCGAGAGCCACGGCGACCCCGACCACGCGCGCCACGACGCGACTCCGGCGGGAACGCGGGTCGGCACCTGCCGGAAGTGTGACGGCACGCTAGTCCGCGCTCGCGGGGCAGTCACCTGCCTCGACTGCCCGGCCGAGTACGGCCTGCCGCGTGACGCCGCGATGCTCGATTCGACCTGCGACTGCGGCCTGCCCCGGATGGCAGTCGAACGCGGCGCGCGGTTCGAACTCTGCGTGGACCGCGACTGCGAGGACTTGGACGGCGCGGTCCGCGAGCGATTCGACCGCGAGTGGTCGTGTCCCGACTGCGACGGAGACCTTCGGGTCCTGCGCGAGCGCACCCTCTATCTCGGGTGTGAGAACTCCCCCGACTGCGAAGAGACGTTCACGCTCCCCGACCGGTCGGTAGTCGGGACCTGCGACTGCGGTCTCCCCCGCGTCCCGAGCGACTCGGGACGCGGCGACGACCCGACGTGCCGAGGCGACTCGCGGTGTCTCGACGCCGACTGCGACGAGACACCGGAAACCGTTTGA
- a CDS encoding spondin domain-containing protein, with protein MTNDSIPTTRRTVLTGVASALTAVGVAGAQETTTEAGTTTARGETTAFQVRIVNASGPDALQPEGGEPGPVVLSPGVYAAHSPSVQLFASDESAPEGLEALAEDGDPSQLASAIEGADGIVASGTFDTPVAGGEPGPIGPGDAYGFQVEAAPGDRLSFATMFVPSNDLFFAPGPNGIEFFRDGDPVSGDVTGQVALWDAGTERNEAPGAGPNQAPRQSGPNTGPEEDAPVRRIEDVDDGYEYPDVSDSIQVLVVPEDAGGVTTDDGETTEEAETTATE; from the coding sequence ATGACGAACGACTCGATACCGACGACTCGGCGGACAGTTCTGACGGGCGTCGCGAGCGCGTTGACGGCCGTCGGCGTCGCGGGCGCGCAGGAGACGACCACCGAAGCAGGAACGACGACCGCACGCGGGGAGACCACGGCGTTTCAGGTCCGCATCGTCAACGCCTCCGGACCGGACGCACTGCAACCCGAAGGCGGCGAACCGGGACCGGTCGTCCTCTCGCCGGGGGTGTACGCGGCCCACTCGCCGAGCGTGCAACTGTTCGCGTCCGACGAGTCGGCACCCGAAGGACTGGAGGCACTCGCGGAGGACGGCGACCCCTCGCAACTGGCGAGCGCAATCGAGGGCGCTGACGGCATCGTCGCCAGCGGCACGTTCGACACGCCCGTCGCGGGTGGCGAACCCGGTCCCATCGGTCCCGGCGACGCCTACGGCTTTCAGGTGGAGGCCGCGCCGGGCGACCGACTCTCGTTCGCCACGATGTTCGTGCCGTCGAACGACCTCTTCTTCGCGCCGGGACCGAACGGCATCGAGTTCTTCCGCGACGGCGACCCCGTCTCGGGGGACGTGACCGGACAGGTCGCGCTCTGGGACGCGGGGACCGAGCGAAACGAGGCACCCGGTGCCGGGCCGAATCAGGCCCCGCGTCAGTCCGGGCCGAACACCGGACCCGAGGAAGACGCGCCGGTCCGACGCATCGAGGACGTGGACGACGGTTACGAGTACCCGGACGTGTCCGACTCGATTCAGGTCCTCGTCGTCCCGGAGGACGCTGGCGGCGTCACTACCGACGACGGCGAGACGACCGAGGAAGCCGAAACCACGGCGACGGAGTAA
- a CDS encoding tryptophan--tRNA ligase, whose amino-acid sequence MTRDTDSQREDETAKEPLPDGGTAAEEGGDDVALDPWGSATVSDYRKLFEEFGIEEFDEVLPEVPDPHYLMRRGVIFGHRDYRRVADAMRDDEPFAALSGFMPTGDPHIGHKLVFDEIIWHQQQGGDAYALIADLEAHSARGMTWAEIDQHARDYLLSLLALGFDPEEGTLYRQSGDRDVQDLAFELGSEANFSELENIYGFSGETSVSHMQSVVTQMADILYPQLDEPKPTVIPVGPDQDPHVRLARDLAARMGYFGVTKAYASFEADAEERELLAAAYAALSEEAEGSGDGPVRCEDAADWITDEMAPDDARESATKKLREAGKEPLRPRVRFLDRNATDEAFEALIDAVEGEKRVFDEHVDSFDLSREEAEELAREVELDHGGYGFVAPSSIYHRFMTGLTGGKMSSSVPASHISLLDDPEDGYDKVKAATTGGRETAEKQRELGGKADECPVYELYAYLLAGDDDEFAKEVYDECVGGERLCGDCKEQAAQLMREFLEDHQEKREEVQDLLEQADIQLDSDRKRD is encoded by the coding sequence ATGACACGAGACACCGACAGCCAACGCGAGGACGAGACAGCAAAAGAACCGCTTCCCGACGGTGGGACCGCCGCAGAAGAGGGCGGAGACGACGTTGCGCTCGACCCGTGGGGGTCGGCGACCGTCTCGGACTACCGGAAACTGTTCGAGGAGTTCGGAATCGAAGAGTTCGACGAGGTGCTTCCCGAAGTTCCGGACCCCCACTACCTGATGCGCCGCGGGGTCATCTTCGGCCACCGGGACTACCGCCGGGTCGCCGACGCGATGCGCGACGACGAACCCTTCGCCGCGCTCTCGGGGTTCATGCCGACCGGCGACCCCCACATCGGCCACAAGTTGGTCTTCGACGAGATAATCTGGCACCAACAGCAGGGCGGGGACGCCTACGCGCTCATCGCCGACCTCGAAGCCCACAGCGCCCGCGGGATGACGTGGGCCGAAATCGACCAGCACGCCCGCGACTATCTCCTGTCGCTTCTGGCACTCGGATTCGACCCGGAAGAGGGGACCCTCTACCGGCAGTCGGGCGACCGGGACGTGCAGGACCTCGCGTTCGAGTTGGGGTCGGAGGCCAACTTCTCGGAGTTGGAGAACATCTACGGCTTCTCGGGCGAGACCAGCGTCTCGCACATGCAGAGCGTCGTGACCCAGATGGCCGACATCCTCTATCCGCAACTGGACGAACCCAAGCCGACGGTCATCCCGGTCGGCCCGGACCAAGACCCCCACGTCCGCCTCGCGCGTGACCTCGCGGCCCGGATGGGCTACTTCGGCGTGACGAAGGCCTACGCGAGTTTCGAGGCCGACGCCGAGGAGCGCGAACTGCTCGCGGCGGCGTACGCGGCGCTCTCGGAGGAGGCCGAGGGGAGCGGCGACGGACCGGTTCGGTGCGAGGACGCCGCCGACTGGATAACAGACGAGATGGCTCCCGACGACGCCCGCGAGAGCGCGACCAAGAAGCTACGCGAGGCGGGAAAGGAACCTCTCCGGCCCCGCGTGCGGTTCCTCGACCGGAACGCGACCGACGAGGCGTTCGAGGCGCTCATCGACGCCGTGGAGGGCGAAAAGCGCGTCTTCGACGAACACGTCGATTCGTTCGACCTGTCTCGGGAAGAAGCCGAAGAGTTGGCCCGCGAGGTCGAACTCGACCACGGCGGCTACGGGTTCGTCGCGCCCTCCTCGATTTACCACCGGTTCATGACCGGACTGACCGGCGGGAAGATGTCGTCGTCGGTCCCGGCGAGTCACATCAGCCTGCTTGACGACCCCGAAGACGGCTACGACAAGGTGAAGGCCGCGACCACCGGCGGCCGGGAGACGGCCGAGAAACAGCGCGAACTCGGCGGGAAGGCAGACGAGTGTCCGGTGTACGAACTCTACGCCTACCTGCTGGCGGGCGACGACGACGAGTTCGCCAAGGAGGTCTACGACGAGTGTGTCGGCGGCGAGCGACTCTGTGGCGACTGCAAGGAGCAGGCCGCCCAGTTGATGCGCGAGTTCCTCGAAGACCACCAAGAGAAGCGCGAGGAGGTCCAAGACCTGCTGGAGCAGGCCGACATCCAGTTGGACAGCGACCGCAAGCGAGACTGA
- a CDS encoding non-histone chromosomal MC1 family protein: MVREDGKRNFALRESDGDESSVFSGNTPRQAALKAARRLDPAASEDAADRTELRLREKGTDKVHIYDGWAWHESAPDDKPDWMPDEITEANVSKQGIEHLDE, from the coding sequence ATGGTACGTGAAGACGGTAAACGGAATTTCGCGCTTCGAGAATCGGACGGCGACGAGAGTAGTGTCTTTTCAGGAAACACTCCCCGACAGGCCGCACTGAAAGCGGCCCGTCGCCTCGACCCGGCGGCGTCGGAGGACGCCGCCGACCGAACCGAACTGCGACTTCGGGAGAAGGGAACGGACAAGGTTCACATCTACGACGGCTGGGCGTGGCACGAATCTGCTCCCGACGACAAACCCGACTGGATGCCGGACGAGATTACCGAGGCCAACGTCTCGAAACAGGGTATCGAACACCTCGATGAGTAG
- a CDS encoding HAD family hydrolase, whose translation MQSKAVLFDMDGVIVNSERYWVETEQTDILPSAVSGSADTSETTGMNFREIYDYLEARHEMTASKDEFVARYEEAARDIYGEKVDLQANFRDLVADLRAEGRTVALVSSSPHDWISRMLDRFDLRESFDRVISAEEIDAKSKPEPDVYEYAAEQVGVAPEACIAVEDSENGVESAERAGMRVVGYRNQSDERLDLSAADAVAESPEELRSILLGE comes from the coding sequence GTGCAATCGAAGGCTGTGCTGTTCGACATGGACGGCGTTATCGTCAACTCCGAACGCTACTGGGTCGAGACCGAGCAGACCGACATCCTGCCCTCGGCCGTCTCCGGGTCGGCCGACACCTCCGAGACGACCGGGATGAACTTCCGGGAAATCTACGACTACCTCGAAGCGCGCCACGAGATGACCGCGAGTAAAGACGAGTTCGTCGCGCGCTACGAGGAGGCCGCCCGCGACATCTACGGCGAGAAGGTCGATTTGCAGGCGAACTTTCGGGACCTCGTGGCCGACCTCCGCGCGGAGGGCCGGACCGTCGCGCTGGTCTCGTCGTCGCCCCACGACTGGATTTCTCGGATGTTGGACCGTTTCGACCTCCGGGAGTCGTTCGACCGGGTGATTAGCGCCGAGGAAATCGACGCCAAGAGCAAGCCCGAACCCGACGTGTACGAGTACGCCGCCGAACAGGTCGGCGTCGCGCCCGAGGCGTGCATCGCCGTCGAGGACTCGGAGAACGGCGTCGAGTCGGCCGAGCGCGCCGGGATGCGGGTCGTGGGCTACCGCAACCAGTCCGACGAGCGGTTGGACCTGTCGGCCGCCGACGCGGTGGCGGAGTCGCCCGAGGAGTTGCGGTCGATTCTGCTCGGCGAGTGA